A single window of Oncorhynchus clarkii lewisi isolate Uvic-CL-2024 chromosome 10, UVic_Ocla_1.0, whole genome shotgun sequence DNA harbors:
- the LOC139419393 gene encoding protein ABHD15, producing the protein MVTMATDQDVVSSCEWECDRVLYLLPSLLLFLLYLALRWPPVQRMARLGVRAAAWWLWVALCWVLELPIHHPHTEPGWGKERGVTQEQEHGSSPGLAIGPSTEKSWGRESGMGLGLGSHPALSPAPGPTLACKPTALARFLLQHCCSLARPRLAPWPRGDPHLQTLSSLLLGGLTAGDQGQEVNFNRDHLLLKDGGVVALDWAVGVGGGEAVGRERGKEHHPGGKALGCHTSTPPILLLIPHYWGGVTPHLRGLCRMALRQGFYSLVFHRRGTGGCPLTTPRLTEYGDSVDLMQTVAYVRSRHPSSVLVAVSEGSGSGLLLSYLGECGSSSYLTAAACISPVLQGQLWFDTPLPPLYRWAVLIQRKLQLSRYASALRGVLDVDRALHCSSLRDFEETLFCSALRPNIPHHPTSHTPTPGARTASGTPTTRAGDTAPHQHTPHHSTGPLLPGASTHIPGAPASTSGARSGARGATAPPPSLRGAGVAGVAGVSGVGGVASWVLGERGRPARDWESYWERNEPLRDADEVAVPVLCLCSRDDPLLPPPSTLPLALFQNNPYFLLALTETGGHCGFGLEEGGQGEGEVGGNWSSVSVLEYFRVVAEFLKGEERKGMRWGGVRAWAGGGRGAVPCYPPRRKRRESMMKRERPSTQSHTQEHLYDGGGGGEEGQFTWQRSYTR; encoded by the exons ATGGTAACAATGGCCACTGACCAGGATGTCGTCTCCTCCTGTGAGTGGGAGTGTGACAGGGTGTTGTACCTCCTGCCCTCCCTGCTGCTGTTCCTGCTCTACCTGGCTCTCCGCTGGCCCCCGGTACAGCGAATGGCGAGGCTGGGGGTGAGGGCTGCCGCCTGGTGGCTGTGGGTGGCACTGTGCTGGGTCCTGGAGCTCCCCATCCACCACCCTCACACAGAGCCAGGCTGGGGCAAGGAGAGGGGAGTAACGCAGGAACAGGAGCATGGATCATCCCCAGGCCTTGCCATAGGACCGTCAACAGAGAAAAGCTGGGGTAGGGAGAGTGGAATGGGCCTTGGCTTGGGATCACATCCagccctctccccagccccaggACCCACTCTAGCCTGTAAGCCCACAGCCCTGGCCCGGTTCCTGCTCCAGCACTGCTGTTCCCTGGCCAGACCCAGACTGGCCCCATGGCCCAGGGGGGACCCCCACCTCCAGACCCTCTCAAGTTTGCTATTGGGGGGCCTGACTGCAGGAGACCAGGGACAAGAGGTCAACTTTAACCGAGATCACCTTCTACTGAAGGACGGGGGGGTAGTGGCTCTGGACTGGGCTGTAGGCGTAGGTGGGGGAGAGGCGGTGggacgggagagagggaaggagcacCATCCTGGGGGGAAGGCATTGGGCTGCCACACCTCCACACCCCcaatcctcctcctcatccctcactACTGGGGAGGAGTGACGCCCCACCTGAGAGGTCTGTGTAGAATGGCTCTTCGTCAGGGTTTCTATTCCCTCGTGTTTCACCGTAGGGGCACGGGGGGGTGCCCTCTCACCACGCCACGGCTGACTGAGTATGGAGACTCTGTTGACCTGATGCAG ACAGTAGCATATGTGCGTAGCCGGCACCCGTCCTCTGTGCTGGTAGCAGTGAGCGAGGGTTCTGGTTCGGGCCTGCTGCTGTCCTACTTGGGAGAGTGTGGCTCCTCCTCTTACCTGACGGCTGCAGCCTGCATCTCACCTGTCCTGCAGGGCCAACTGTGGTTTGACACGCCCCTGCCGCCACTCTACCGCTGGGCAGTGCTGATCCAACGCAAACTGCAGCTCAGCAG GTATGCCAGTGCCCTTCGTGGGGTGTTAGATGTAGACAGGGCTCTCCACTGTTCCTCCCTCAGAGACTTTGAAGAGACCCTGTTCTGCTCTGCACTGCGACCCAATATCCCCCATCACCCAACCAGTCACACACCGACCCCAGGGGCCAGAACCGCCAGCGGGACACCAACCACCAGAGCAGGGGACACAGCACCCCACCAACACACCCCACACCACTCAACAGGACCCCTCCTCCCTGGGGCCTCCACACACATCCCTGGGGCCCCAGCCTCCACCTCTGGAGCCAGATCAGGTGCCAGAGGGGCCACtgctcccccaccctcccttagGGGAGCTGGGGTAGCAGGGGTAGCAGGGGTATCAGGGGTAGGTGGGGTGGCATCCTGGGTGCTGGGGGAGCGGGGTCGTCctgccagggactgggagagttACTGGGAGAGGAACGAACCTCTGAGGGACGCAGACGAGGTGGCGGTTCCCGTGCTCTGCCTCTGTAGCCGTGACGACCCCCTCCTGCCGCCCCCCTCCACCCTGCCACTCGCCCTTTTCCAAAACAACCCTTATTTCTTGCTGGCGCTGACGGAGACGGGCGGACACTGTGGGTTTGgactggaggagggaggacagggggagggagaggtgggaggtaACTGGagtagtgtgtctgtgttggagtACTTCAGGGTGGTGGCTGAATTtctgaagggggaggagaggaaggggatgaggTGGGGGGGAGTACGGGCATGGGCAGGGGGGGGCAGAGGGGCAGTACCATGCTACCCCCcccggaggaagaggagggagtccatgatgaagagagagagaccgagcacacagtcacacacacaggaacacctctatgatggagggggaggaggggaggagggacagtTTACCTGGCAGAGGTCCTACACACGttga